One Sciurus carolinensis chromosome 10, mSciCar1.2, whole genome shotgun sequence genomic window carries:
- the Hs3st1 gene encoding heparan sulfate glucosamine 3-O-sulfotransferase 1, which yields MAALLLGAVLLVTQPQLVPSRPAASGTEPNQQELLRKAGTLQDGMQDSVATNGSAQQLPQTIIIGVRKGGTRALLEMLSLHPDVAAAENEVHFFDWEEHYSHGLGWYLSQMPYSFPHQLTVEKTPAYFTSPKVPERVHSMNPSIRLLLILRDPSERVLSDYTQVFYNHLQKRKPYPSIEEFLLRGGRLNVDYKALNRSLYHVHMQNWLRFFPLRHIHIVDGDRLIRDPFPEIQKVERFLKLSPQINASNFYFNKTKGFYCLRDSGRDRCLHESKGRAHPQVDPKLLNKLHEYFHEPNKKFFELVGRTFDWH from the coding sequence ATGGCCGCGCTACTCCTGGGCGCGGTGCTGCTGGTGACCCAGCCCCAGCTGGTGCCTTCCCGCCCCGCAGCCTCTGGGACGGAACCCAACCAGCAGGAGCTTCTGCGGAAAGCGGGCACCCTCCAAGATGGCATGCAAGACAGCGTGGCCACCAACGGCTCTGCTCAGCAGCTGCCGCAGACCATCATCATCGGCGTGCGCAAGGGCGGCACGCGCGCACTGCTGGAGATGCTCAGCCTGCACCCAGATGTGGCGGCCGCAGAGAACGAGGTGCACTTCTTCGACTGGGAGGAGCATTACAGCCATGGCCTGGGCTGGTACCTCAGCCAGATGCCCTACTCCTTCCCGCACCAACTCACGGTGGAGAAGACCCCCGCCTACTTCACGTCGCCCAAAGTGCCTGAGAGAGTCCACAGCATGAACCCCTCCATCCGGCTGCTGCTCATCCTGCGCGACCCGTCGGAGCGCGTGCTGTCGGACTACACCCAAGTGTTCTACAACCACCTGCAGAAGCGCAAGCCCTACCCGTCCATCGAGGAGTTCCTGCTGCGGGGCGGCCGGCTCAACGTGGACTACAAGGCGCTCAACCGCAGCCTCTACCACGTGCACATGCAGAACTGGCTGCGCTTCTTCCCGCTGCGCCACATCCACATCGTGGACGGCGACCGTCTCATCAGGGACCCCTTCCCCGAGATCCAGAAGGTGGAGAGGTTCCTGAAGCTGTCGCCCCAGATCAACGCCTCGAACTTCTACTTTAACAAAACCAAGGGCTTTTACTGTCTGCGGGACAGTGGCCGGGACCGCTGCTTACATGAGTCCAAAGGCCGGGCTCACCCCCAGGTCGACCCCAAACTACTCAACAAACTGCACGAATATTTCCACGAGCCAAATAAGAAATTCTTTGAGCTGGTAGGCAGGACATTTGACTGGCACTGA